A DNA window from Ranitomeya imitator isolate aRanImi1 chromosome 2, aRanImi1.pri, whole genome shotgun sequence contains the following coding sequences:
- the LOC138666096 gene encoding zinc finger protein 665-like isoform X2, whose product MMDRIREGNMAETILNLTLEILFRITGENYMIVKKESSDHCQASVPEGWAEILSPITGSPLHPRIHEDINDQKILELTYKMIELLIGEVPIRCQDVTVYFSMEEWEFLEGHKDQYKEIMMEVPQPHTSPDDFTRSSAEPLKSDFISDNLDVTTATYEGPAVITDISSSSDSSQTDKQNEIHIRVEKPQTAQKDDCTMNTKGHLDLNIKRATYEEQAIITSSPNSSQTDKMSWSLINSQPDHKGEKPHSCSDCGKHYKLKTHLIIHQRVHTGKKPYSCSECGKCFPHKSTLITHKRKHRGEKPYTCSKCGKCYRQKSLLIIHNRSHTGEKPYSCSECGKCFSQKSYLVLHQKIHSKEKPYWCSECGKGYILKSQLVIHQRSHTGEKPFLCSECGKGFTSKAQLVIHYRCHTGEKSYSCKECGKCFTVKSYLVIHQRIHTGEKPYSCSKCGKYFSQKSSLLIHDKSHTGRKLCSCSECGKSFTKNSSLIAHQRIHTGVLPYSCSECGKLFRSKSNLVLHLRIHTGEKPYSCPECKKCFTGKSNLISHERTHTEKKPYSCSQCRKYFKQKAQLNNHQKNHTGEKPFSCSECGIYFKRKWNLTRHQRSHTGERPFSCSECGKCFSLKSHLAAHQRSHTGEKPYSCSECGKCFTHKTSLGKHQISHTGEKPFSCSECGKCFTSKTNLDNHQRIHTGVKPYSCSECGKHFRNKTDLVKHQRIHTGEKPYSCSECGKSFSRKQHLTRHQRSH is encoded by the exons ATGATGGATAGAATCAGAGAAGGAAATATGGCAGAGACTATACTAAATCTCACCCTGGAGATCCTCTTCCGAATtaccggagag AATTACATGATTGTGAAGAAGGAATCTAGTGATCACTGTCAGGCCTCTGTGCCTGAGGGATGGGCAGAaatcctgagcccaatcacggggtctCCATTGCACCCccggatacatgaggacatcaatgaccagaaaatcctagaactcacctacaagatgattgagctgctgattgGAGAG gttcctataaggtgtcaggacgtcactgtctacttctccatggaggagtgggagtttcTCGAAGGGCACAAGGATCAGTACAAAGAAattatgatggaggttccccagccccacaCATCACCAG ATGACTTTACCAGGAGCTCAGCAGAACCTCTGAAATCAGATTTCATATCAGATAATCTTGATGTTACAACAGCTACGTATGAAGGGCCTGCTGTTATCACAGATATATCCTCATCTTCTGATTCATCACAGACTGATAAGCAAAATGAAATTCACATAAGGGTTGAGAAACCTCAAACAGCTCAGAAAG atgactgtaccatgaACACAAAAGGACATCTTGATCTGAATATCAAAAGAGCTACATATGAAGAGCAAGCTATTATCACGTCATCTCCTAATTCATCTCAAACTGATAAAATGTCCTGGAGTCTTATAAACAGTCAACCAGATCACAAAGGAGAGAAGCCACATTCATGTTCAGACTGTGGAAAACATTATAAACTGAAAACGCATCTTATTATACATCAGAGagttcacacagggaagaagccatattcatgttcagaatgtgggaaatgttttccacATAAATCAACTCTCATTACACATAAGAGAAAACACAGAGGTGAGAAGCCATATacttgttcaaaatgtgggaaatgttatcgcCAGAAATCACTTTTAATTATACATaatagaagtcacacaggggaaaagccatattcatgttcagaatgtgggaaatgttttagccagaaatcatatCTTGTTTTACATCAGAAAATACACTCAAAGGAGAAACCATAttggtgttcagaatgtgggaaaggttataTTCTGAAATCACagcttgttatacaccagagaagtcacacaggtgaaaagccatttttgtgttcagaatgtggtaaaggtTTTACAAGTAAAGCACAACTTGTTATACATTATagatgtcacacaggggagaagtcttaTTCATGcaaagaatgtgggaaatgttttacagttaaatcatatcttgttatacatcagagaattcacactggtgagaagccatattcttgttcaaaatgtggaaaatatttttccCAAAAATCAAGTCTTCTTATACATGATAAAAGTCATACTGGAAGGAAGCTttgttcatgttcagaatgtgggaaatcttttactaAGAATTCAAGTCTTATtgcacaccagagaattcacacaggggtttTGCCatattcttgttcagaatgtggtaaattgtTTCGTAGTAAATCAAATCTGGTTTTACacctgagaattcacacaggggaaaagccatattcatgcCCAGAATGCAAAAAATGTTTTACTGGTAAATCAAATCTTATTAGCCACGAGAGAACTCACACAGAGAAGAAACCTTATTCATGTTCCCAATGTAGAAAATATTTTAAGCAAAAAGCACAGCTTAATAACCATCAgaaaaatcacacaggggagaaaccattttcttgttcagaatgtgggatatATTTTAAACGGAAATGGAATCTTAcaagacatcagagaagtcacacaggggaaaggccattttcatgttcagaatgtgggaaatgttttagtctgAAATCGCATCTTGctgcacatcagagaagtcacacaggggagaagccatattcatgttcagaatgtgggaaatgttttacgcaTAAAACAAGTCTTGGTAAGCATCAgataagtcacacaggggagaagccattttcatgttcagaatgtgggaaatgttttacaagtaAAACAAATCTTGAtaatcatcagagaattcacacaggggtgaagccatattcatgttcagaatgtgggaaacattttaGAAATAAAACAGATCTTGTtaagcatcagagaattcacacaggggagaagccgtattcatgttcagaatgtggcaaatcttTTAGCCGGAAACAACATCTTActagacatcagagaagtcactgA